From a region of the Acomys russatus chromosome 4, mAcoRus1.1, whole genome shotgun sequence genome:
- the Lmo2 gene encoding rhombotin-2 isoform X1: MEGSAVTVLECGGARSPAERPSKRRRRSGGARAPEGVRVQAGGQLRATKGAPPTPGTPPSSPMSSAIERKSLDPSEEPVDEVLQIPPSLLTCGGCQQNIGDRYFLKAIDQYWHEDCLSCDLCGCRLGEVGRRLYYKLGRKLCRRDYLRLFGQDGLCASCDKRIRAYEMTMRVKDKVYHLECFKCAACQKHFCVGDRYLLINSDIVCEQDIYEWTKINGMI; this comes from the exons ATGGAAG GGAGCGCAGTGACTGTCCTTGAGTGTGGAGGGGCGAGATCGCCGGCGGAGCGACCAAGCAAGAGGAGGCGCAGGAGCGGCGGCGCCCGAGCACCCGAGGGGGTCCGAGTCCAGGCAGGCGGTCAACTACGCGCCACAAAGGGAGCGCCCCCAACCCCTGGCACGCCGCCTTCCTCCCCAATGTCCTCGGCCATCGAAAGGAAGAGCCTGGACCCCTCTGA GGAACCAGTGGATGAGGTGCTGCAGATACCCCCATCCCTGCTGACATGTGGTGGCTGCCAGCAGAACATAGGGGACCGCTACTTCCTGAAAGCCATCGACCAGTACTGGCATGAGGATTGCCTCAGCTGTGACCTCTGTGGGTGCCGGCTGGGAGAGGTGGGGCGGCGCCTCTACTACAAACTGGGACGGAAGTTGTGCAGGAGAGACTATCTCAG GCTTTTTGGTCAAGACGGTCTCTGCGCTTCCTGTGACAAGAGGATCCGTGCCTATGAGATGACAATGCGAGTGAAAGACAAAGTGTACCACCTGGAGTGCTTCAAGTGCGCTGCCTGTCAGAAGCATTTCTGTGTGGGTGACAGATACCTTCTCATCAACTCCGACATAGTGTGTGAACAAGACATCTATGAGTGGACTAAGATCAATGGAATGATCTAG
- the Lmo2 gene encoding rhombotin-2 isoform X2: MSSAIERKSLDPSEEPVDEVLQIPPSLLTCGGCQQNIGDRYFLKAIDQYWHEDCLSCDLCGCRLGEVGRRLYYKLGRKLCRRDYLRLFGQDGLCASCDKRIRAYEMTMRVKDKVYHLECFKCAACQKHFCVGDRYLLINSDIVCEQDIYEWTKINGMI; the protein is encoded by the exons ATGTCCTCGGCCATCGAAAGGAAGAGCCTGGACCCCTCTGA GGAACCAGTGGATGAGGTGCTGCAGATACCCCCATCCCTGCTGACATGTGGTGGCTGCCAGCAGAACATAGGGGACCGCTACTTCCTGAAAGCCATCGACCAGTACTGGCATGAGGATTGCCTCAGCTGTGACCTCTGTGGGTGCCGGCTGGGAGAGGTGGGGCGGCGCCTCTACTACAAACTGGGACGGAAGTTGTGCAGGAGAGACTATCTCAG GCTTTTTGGTCAAGACGGTCTCTGCGCTTCCTGTGACAAGAGGATCCGTGCCTATGAGATGACAATGCGAGTGAAAGACAAAGTGTACCACCTGGAGTGCTTCAAGTGCGCTGCCTGTCAGAAGCATTTCTGTGTGGGTGACAGATACCTTCTCATCAACTCCGACATAGTGTGTGAACAAGACATCTATGAGTGGACTAAGATCAATGGAATGATCTAG